The sequence AGGCGTGGTGCGGGGAGGTGGCATGCGCCGGTTCCCGGTGGCTTCGAAGGCCGCGGCCAGCCGGAGCAGGTCCGTGTCGCTGTAGGCTTTGCCGGCGATGGTCAGGCCCACCGGCATGGCGATGTCAGTAGCCAGGCCCATCGGGACGGTGACCGTGGGAATGCCGAGGTGCCGGGGGACAAGGTTGCCGTTGGATACCCAGACGCCGTTGCGCCAGGCCGTGTCCGCCGAAGCGGGGTTCGTGTCAGCGTCCGCCGGGGCCACATCCGCAGCGGCGGGAAACACCACCGCGTCCAGGCCCAGCCGGTCCATCCATGCCTCCAGGTCCACCCGGCGCGTCTCTTCGAGTCCGGCCAGGCCCGTGGGCAGGTGCGGAATGTGGGCGAGGTCCGGAACGCCGTGCTCCCGGATCCATGCGGGATAGTCAGCGATGTCGTCGTCGAAGCCGTCGTAGCGGTCCGGCAATGCACCGTCCGGGGCGGGGAAGATCGCGGAGCCGTCCACGTCTGCGAGGCGGTTCAGCTGCGGATCACCGTTGGCCTCAAGGAAGTCATTCCATGCCCAGGCTGACAGGTCAACGATTTCCCGGCGCAAATATGCCGGGGACACCAGGCCTCGGGTGGCGATGGTGGGTGCGCCCGGCCGGTCCCCTTCGTAGTTGGACACCACGGGGAAGTCCACCTCGATGACCTCGGCACCAGCCGCTTCCAGGTCGCGGCGGGCCGCCTCCCACAGCGCAATGATGGACGCTCGGGTTTCGATCCGCTGCCCTGTGGGACCACCAATGCCCGGGGCGTCGGCGGTGCCGGCCTGCGGGTCCGCGTTGATGTACATCCGGGGCACGCCCAAACGCTTCCCTGCCAGTACGCCTGCCGCGGCGGCTGCGTCAGGGACGCCCAGGGAAACATACGACGGCGGGCGGACACTTGATGCCTTGGGTACCGGGATCCACGGCTGGACGCGCCAGAAGTCGCCGCGGGGGTTGGTGTCGTCGGCTACCACCACGTCCAGGACCTCCAGCATGTCCGCCACGGTGCGGGTGTGCGGAACTACTACGTCCATGGTGGGAACGAGCGGCCAGTTCCCGCGGACGGAGATCACGCCGCGGGACGGTGTGTAGGCGCAGAGGGCGTTGTTCGACGCCGGGGCGCGGCCGGAGGACCAGGTCTCTTCCGCGAGGCCGAACGCCGCGAAGCTGGCGGCGGTGGCGGTCCCGGAGCCGTTGGATGAACCCGACGCGAATGCGGCCGTGAGGTAGTCCGCGTTGTAGGGGCTTTCCGCCCGGCCGTAGACCCCGCGCTGCATCCCGCCGTTGGCCATGGGAGGCATGTTGGTAAGACCGATCAGGATTGCGCCGCCGGCCCGGAGCCGTCCAATGGTGAAGGCGTCGCGCTGCGCCACCAGGTCCTTGAACGCCGGGGAGCCGGCGGCCACGGTGAGGCCGCGGACCTGGTAGCTGTCCTTCGCCGTGTAGGGGATGCCGTCCAGAGGGCCCAGCGTGAAGCCGGCGGCCCGGCGCCGGTCGGACGCCTGCGCTTCAGCGACGGCCTCCGGGTTCATGACCACCATGGCATTTAGGCATATGCCTGATGAGTCATATTTTAGGATTCGCTCCAGGTACAGCTCCACCAGCTCCTCGCTGGTGACCTGGCCCGACTCGAGCGCGGAACGCAGCCGGCTGATGCCGGCCTCGACGACGTTGAATGAGCGGACTGCGGGCACGGGCTTCTGCTCCTCAACCAGGTTCACGCGGCCTCCTCCTTCGGGGCCGGCTGCTGCTGGGTGATGCAGTGGATGCCACCGCCAAAGGCGAAGATGTCCCGGGCGTCCACCAGTTCCACGGTTCGTCCGGGGTAGGTACGTTCCAGGATGCCGGCGGCGATGGCGTCGTTGGGGTCATCGAAGGCGCAGAGCACCACCACGTCGTTGGCCACGTAGTGGTTGATGTAGGACCAGTCCACCCACCCTTCGCCGTCCTTGAGCGTGGTGGGGGCCGGAACGTCGATAATCCGCAGGGGCCGCCCCTGGGCATCCAGCTGGCCTCCGAGGACGGCTTTCAGCTGAAGATAGACCGCGTGGTCGGGATGGGCAGGATCGTCCTGCCGGTGCAACAGGATGGTGCCGGGCCCGCCAAAGGCGGCGACAATGTCCACGTGGCCGCGGGTGCCGAATTCGTCGTAGTCCCGGGTGAGGCCGCGCGGAAGCCAGATGGCCTTGGTGGTGCCCAGGGCCGCGTGGACTTCCGCCTCGACCGATTCCTTGGTGGCGCCAGGGTTGCGGCCGGGATCGAGCTGGACCGTCTCGGTCAACAGCACGGTGCCTTCGCCGTCCACGTGGAATCCGCCGCCCTCGTTCACCAGGGAGCTCGGCCGCACCGGCACATCGATGCCGGCTGCCACGCTTCGGGCAACGTTTTGGTCCTTGGACCAGGCGGCCCAGTGCTGCGCGCCCCAGCCGTTGAAGATCCAGTCGACGGCGGCCAGCGAGCCGTCCGCCGAGTGAACGAAGGTGGGGCCGCTGTCACGCAGCCAGGCGTCGTCCAGCGGAATCTCCAGGACGTCGATGCCCTGGCCGAGCCATTCCCGCGCGGGAGTGGCATCCCGTGGATCGGCGATGACAGTGACGGGCTCATAGCGGGCGATGACCCGGGCCACCTTGCTCCACGCGGCCCGCGCCCGGTCCAAAGTGGAGCTTCCCACAGGGCCGAAGGTGTCGTTGGGCGGCGGGAAAGCCATCCACGTCCGCTGGTGGGGCTCCCACTCTGCGGGCATGCGGCCCGCGGGCCCGGTATGGACATGGCCGGGGGCAGCACTGCCCTCGGTTGCGGTCGAATAAATGAATGCCATTCATTTATTATGGGGACCATGCCGGCCCTGCGCAAGGGTAATTCAGACCCGGGAGGTGTTGGTGCGGTCAACGGCCGCCAGGATGGCCTGCGCCAGTTGCTCCGGCTTGGTGAATTGGGGCCAGTGCCCTGTGGGCAGGTCGATGTACTCCACGTCATGGACCTTGGCCAGCTCGGAGACGAACGGGTGCCCGGCCGCGACCCATTCACGGATCATGGCGGACGGAAACTCGCACGCGATCACGGTGGCGGGTACGTCGTAGCGGCCTTCATCATGCAGTTGCTGCTTGCCGTACGCCACGCCCCGGGGCTCCGGAATGGCACGGGCACGGAAGGCCTGGCGAAGCCCGTCGTCCAGGTCCACCAGGTCGGCGTCGTCGAAGCTTTCCCAGGGCGGAAGGGGAATGTCGTCACCCTCGGCGGGCAGTTCGTCATTGATCACACCCCCTTCGCCCAGTGGGCCGCTGTCCACATAGATGGCGCGCTGCACCTTGTCCGGCCGTGCGTCGACGGCCCCGTGGATGATTGCGCCACCTCCCGAATGCCCCACCAGGACCACCCTGCCGCCCATGGCGTCGACGGCCTGGACCACGGCATCAATGTGGTCCTGCAGCCCTATTCCGGCCCGGCTGGAGTCCACGGATTCCAGTCCGGGCAGGGTCAGGGGGTGGGGCCGGTGGCCCGCTGCCTCCAGAGCAGGTGTTACCTCCGCCCATGATGAAGCGTCCAACCAGAAGCCGGGTACCAGGATGATGTCCATGACCGCACCCTACCCCCCACCCCCTGCGCAGGAACAAGGGGCCGCTACCGCTTCCGGTTCCGGCCTTTCCCGGCGTTCCGGCTGCCGCGTTCGAAGGCCTCGCGCTCAGCGGAGCGCTGAGACTTTCCCGCAGACACCACCTTCTGCTGCCACTCCCGGTGGTATGCGCGCTGGGCAGCAACGTCGGAGCGGCGGGCCAGGGCTGCGAGTTCACGCTGCATCTTCAGGTACGAATTCCAGCGCCGCTCCTCCAGGACGCCCCTGTCAATTGCGTCCCGGACCGCGCACCCTGGCTCAGTTCCGTGCGAGCAGTCCGCAAACCGGCAGCCGGCAGCCAGCTCCTCCACATCGCCGAACATGCTGCCCAGGCCTTCGCCGGCGTCGAACAGCCCGAAACCGCGGACCCCTGGGGTGTCCATCAGCACCGTACCGTTGGACAGCGGCACCAGTTCGCGGGCGGTGGTGGTGTGCTTGCCCTTGAAGTCGCCGGACCGCACCTCCCCGGTCTGCTGGACCTCGCGGCCCACCAGGGCATTGATCAAGGTGGATTTGCCCGCGCCGGACGGACCCAGGAGCACGATGGTGCCACGGGCGGGGATGCGGGACATCAGTTCGTCGATCCCGCTGCCGTTCCCGGCTGAGGTGGTCACCACGTCCACGCCGGCCGCCTGCAGGATGACCTTCCCGACGACGTCGTCCGCCACCTGCGCAAGGTCGGCCTTGGTGATGATCACCAGGGGAGTGGCACCCGAGTCCCATACCGCCACCAGGGTCCGTTCCAGCCGGTTGTGGGTGAGCGGCCGGTCCACGGGCACCACCACGCCAACCGTGTCCATGTTGGCGGCAAGGACCTGCTCGGCCGACGAGTCCTCGAAGGCACGTTTGCGGCTGAGCTCGGACCGGCGGGGCAGGACAGCCAGGATCTGCCGTCCGCCGGCGCGGTTGGGGCCGATCCAGACCCAGTCGCCGGTAACGGGCTGGTCGCCGGTCAGCGGGTATGGCAGGTGGAGCAGACCGTCAGCGACGGCCACCAGCAGCAGCGTTCGGTCCACGCGCACCACCCGGCCGGTGCCGGTGGCCTCGGGGTTGGGGTGCGCGGCGAAATGGCGGGCGACGGCGGGCGTGTAGCCGTAGGCGAAGGGGCCCTCGGCTGTTGAAGGGGTGTTGATGCCAGGGTTGTCCAGGGCGTTGCCTGAAGGAATATGCACGTTGGTTTCCTCGGAAAGGTTCCCGGTGCAGGCGCGGGGTATCCGGCAGGTTTCTCAGGAAAGGCGCGTGCAACGGGAAAGGATGGTTGATGGTGTTGATGCGGGGCGCTCACGGCGCGCGGCAATTGCAGTCATCAACGCCACCTCCTCTCCCTCGTGCGGGTCCCGTCACCCTGCCGGGAACGGCAGGATGGGGCCGGGACCCACTTTAGTAGCCGCCGGCGTCGGGCACCAGAGCCTGGACCACAAGGGGGCGGACACCCTCCGCCCGCTAGGCCGGCCCCCGTGGTGGGCAGGACCTTCTGCGATGTCAGGGTGGAATGCAATACTGTCGTGAGCAGCATTCGCCGCGTTTGGGGGGACTTCTGGCACATGGTTCTGGATACGGCAACCCTGCGCATCGCTTTCGGCCTGATGGCCCTGGTGCTGGTGGTCCTGTTCTATTTTTCCGCCTACCGGGTGACGCGCTCGCCGTACAGCGCCTGGTGGTGCGCAGCCCTGCTGTTCTTCCTGTCCGGATCGGGTTGCTTCCTCCTGGACGGCACCCCCCACCAGGTGTGGGCCAACCCGGTGGGCAACACCCTGCTGGTCCACGGCGGTGTTGCTGTGTGGGCCGGCGCGCGGTCGCTGCGGACGGT comes from Pseudarthrobacter sp. NIBRBAC000502770 and encodes:
- a CDS encoding amidase; the encoded protein is MNLVEEQKPVPAVRSFNVVEAGISRLRSALESGQVTSEELVELYLERILKYDSSGICLNAMVVMNPEAVAEAQASDRRRAAGFTLGPLDGIPYTAKDSYQVRGLTVAAGSPAFKDLVAQRDAFTIGRLRAGGAILIGLTNMPPMANGGMQRGVYGRAESPYNADYLTAAFASGSSNGSGTATAASFAAFGLAEETWSSGRAPASNNALCAYTPSRGVISVRGNWPLVPTMDVVVPHTRTVADMLEVLDVVVADDTNPRGDFWRVQPWIPVPKASSVRPPSYVSLGVPDAAAAAGVLAGKRLGVPRMYINADPQAGTADAPGIGGPTGQRIETRASIIALWEAARRDLEAAGAEVIEVDFPVVSNYEGDRPGAPTIATRGLVSPAYLRREIVDLSAWAWNDFLEANGDPQLNRLADVDGSAIFPAPDGALPDRYDGFDDDIADYPAWIREHGVPDLAHIPHLPTGLAGLEETRRVDLEAWMDRLGLDAVVFPAAADVAPADADTNPASADTAWRNGVWVSNGNLVPRHLGIPTVTVPMGLATDIAMPVGLTIAGKAYSDTDLLRLAAAFEATGNRRMPPPRTTPAGESD
- the rsgA gene encoding ribosome small subunit-dependent GTPase A, producing the protein MHIPSGNALDNPGINTPSTAEGPFAYGYTPAVARHFAAHPNPEATGTGRVVRVDRTLLLVAVADGLLHLPYPLTGDQPVTGDWVWIGPNRAGGRQILAVLPRRSELSRKRAFEDSSAEQVLAANMDTVGVVVPVDRPLTHNRLERTLVAVWDSGATPLVIITKADLAQVADDVVGKVILQAAGVDVVTTSAGNGSGIDELMSRIPARGTIVLLGPSGAGKSTLINALVGREVQQTGEVRSGDFKGKHTTTARELVPLSNGTVLMDTPGVRGFGLFDAGEGLGSMFGDVEELAAGCRFADCSHGTEPGCAVRDAIDRGVLEERRWNSYLKMQRELAALARRSDVAAQRAYHREWQQKVVSAGKSQRSAEREAFERGSRNAGKGRNRKR
- a CDS encoding agmatine/peptidylarginine deiminase translates to MAFIYSTATEGSAAPGHVHTGPAGRMPAEWEPHQRTWMAFPPPNDTFGPVGSSTLDRARAAWSKVARVIARYEPVTVIADPRDATPAREWLGQGIDVLEIPLDDAWLRDSGPTFVHSADGSLAAVDWIFNGWGAQHWAAWSKDQNVARSVAAGIDVPVRPSSLVNEGGGFHVDGEGTVLLTETVQLDPGRNPGATKESVEAEVHAALGTTKAIWLPRGLTRDYDEFGTRGHVDIVAAFGGPGTILLHRQDDPAHPDHAVYLQLKAVLGGQLDAQGRPLRIIDVPAPTTLKDGEGWVDWSYINHYVANDVVVLCAFDDPNDAIAAGILERTYPGRTVELVDARDIFAFGGGIHCITQQQPAPKEEAA
- a CDS encoding alpha/beta fold hydrolase; amino-acid sequence: MDIILVPGFWLDASSWAEVTPALEAAGHRPHPLTLPGLESVDSSRAGIGLQDHIDAVVQAVDAMGGRVVLVGHSGGGAIIHGAVDARPDKVQRAIYVDSGPLGEGGVINDELPAEGDDIPLPPWESFDDADLVDLDDGLRQAFRARAIPEPRGVAYGKQQLHDEGRYDVPATVIACEFPSAMIREWVAAGHPFVSELAKVHDVEYIDLPTGHWPQFTKPEQLAQAILAAVDRTNTSRV